One genomic segment of Pseudomonas sp. p1(2021b) includes these proteins:
- the holA gene encoding DNA polymerase III subunit delta, which yields MKLAPAQLNKHLQGALAPVYVVSGDDPLLCQEAADAIRSAARQQGFDERQVFSADANFDWGTLLQAGASLSLFAQRRLLELRLPSGKPGDKGAAALMEYCANPAEDTLLLISLPKLDGSAQKTKWGKALIEGQHCQFIQIWPVDAQQLPQWINQRLAQAGLSAQRDAVDLIAARVEGNLLAAAQEIEKLKLLAESNQITVETVQAAVADSARFDVFGLVDAILNGEAGHALRMLEGLRGEGVEPPVILWALARELRLLAGLAQQFSQGVPLDKAFSQARPPVWDKRRPLVSKALQRLSAQRWAQLLQDAQRIDAQIKGQAEGSPWTSLARLSLLMAGQRLALPPE from the coding sequence ATGAAGCTCGCCCCCGCCCAACTCAACAAACACCTGCAAGGTGCCCTGGCTCCCGTTTACGTGGTCAGCGGCGATGACCCGCTGCTGTGCCAGGAAGCGGCCGACGCCATTCGCAGCGCCGCACGCCAGCAAGGCTTCGACGAACGCCAGGTGTTCAGTGCCGACGCCAACTTCGACTGGGGCACCCTGCTCCAGGCCGGTGCCAGCCTGTCATTGTTCGCCCAACGCCGCCTGCTGGAACTGCGCTTGCCATCCGGCAAGCCGGGCGACAAAGGCGCCGCCGCGCTCATGGAGTATTGCGCCAACCCCGCCGAGGACACCTTGCTGCTGATCAGCCTGCCCAAGCTCGACGGCAGTGCGCAGAAGACCAAATGGGGCAAGGCGCTGATTGAAGGCCAGCACTGCCAGTTCATCCAGATCTGGCCGGTGGACGCCCAGCAACTGCCGCAGTGGATCAACCAGCGCCTGGCCCAGGCCGGGCTGTCCGCACAGCGCGATGCGGTCGACCTGATCGCTGCGCGGGTCGAGGGCAACCTGCTGGCCGCCGCCCAGGAAATCGAGAAGCTCAAGCTGCTGGCCGAAAGCAACCAGATCACGGTCGAAACCGTCCAGGCGGCCGTCGCCGACAGCGCACGCTTCGACGTCTTCGGCCTGGTCGATGCAATCCTCAACGGTGAGGCCGGCCACGCCCTGCGCATGCTCGAAGGCCTGCGTGGCGAGGGGGTCGAGCCGCCGGTGATCCTCTGGGCCCTGGCCCGGGAGCTGCGCCTGCTGGCAGGGCTCGCCCAACAGTTCAGCCAGGGCGTGCCGCTGGACAAGGCCTTCAGCCAGGCACGGCCGCCGGTGTGGGACAAGCGCCGGCCCTTGGTCAGCAAAGCCTTGCAGCGGCTTTCCGCGCAGCGTTGGGCCCAGCTGCTCCAGGATGCCCAGCGCATCGATGCGCAGATCAAGGGCCAGGCCGAAGGGTCGCCCTGGACCAGCCTGGCGCGCTTGTCGCTGCTGATGGCGGGCCAGCGTCTGGCCTTGCCACCCGAATAA
- the leuS gene encoding leucine--tRNA ligase translates to MHEQYTPREIEAAAQTFWDEQQSFAVTEQPGKDTYYCLSMFPYPSGKLHMGHVRNYTIGDVIARYQRMQGKNVLQPMGWDAFGMPAENAAMKNNVAPAKWTYENIDYMKSQLKSLGLAIDWSREVTTCKPDYYRWEQWLFTRLFEKGVIYRKNGTVNWDPVDQTVLANEQVIDGRGWRSGALIEKREIPMYYFRITDYADELLESLDELPGWPEQVKTMQRNWIGKSRGMEVQFPYDQASIGHEGALKVFTTRPDTLMGATYVAVAAEHPLATQAAQGNPALQAFIDECKSGSVAEADMATQEKKGMPTSLFVQHPLTGEKLPVWVANYVLMHYGDGAVMAVPAHDERDFEFAHKYNLPVKAVVRTSAGDEVGSEWQAAYGEHGQLINSGEFDGLDFQGAFDAIEAALIRKELGKSRTQFRLRDWGISRQRYWGCPIPIIHCPSCGDVPVPEDQLPVKLPEDVVPDGAGSPLARMPEFYECTCPKCGAAAKRETDTMDTFVESSWYFARYASPNYEGGMVDPKAANHWLPVDQYIGGIEHAILHLLYARFFHKLMRDEGLVTSNEPFKNLLTQGMVVAETYYRTASNGGKDWFNPADVEVERDAKAKIIGARLKTDGLPVEIGGTEKMSKSKNNGVDPQAMIDAYGADTCRLFMMFASPPDMSLEWSDSGVEGASRFLRRVWRLAQSHVAQGLPGKLDVASLDDAQKTIRRAIHAAIKQASTDVGQFHKFNTAIAQVMTVMNVLEKAPQATEQDRALLQEGLEAVTLLLAPITPHISHALWQHLGHDQAVIDATWPSVDESALVQDSITLVVQVNGKLRGQVEMPAGASREEIEAAARSNENVLRFIDGLTIRKVIVVPGKLVNIVAN, encoded by the coding sequence ATGCACGAACAATACACGCCCCGTGAAATAGAAGCCGCCGCCCAGACCTTCTGGGACGAGCAACAATCGTTCGCTGTCACCGAACAGCCAGGCAAGGACACCTACTACTGCCTGTCGATGTTCCCGTACCCGAGCGGCAAGCTACACATGGGTCACGTGCGCAACTACACCATCGGCGACGTGATCGCCCGCTACCAGCGCATGCAAGGCAAGAACGTGCTCCAGCCGATGGGTTGGGATGCCTTCGGCATGCCGGCGGAAAACGCCGCGATGAAGAACAACGTCGCCCCGGCCAAGTGGACCTACGAAAACATCGACTACATGAAGTCCCAGCTCAAGAGCCTGGGCCTGGCCATCGACTGGTCCCGTGAAGTCACCACCTGCAAGCCGGACTACTACCGCTGGGAGCAATGGCTGTTCACCCGCCTGTTCGAGAAGGGTGTCATCTACCGCAAGAACGGCACCGTCAACTGGGACCCGGTCGACCAGACCGTCCTGGCCAACGAGCAGGTCATCGATGGCCGTGGCTGGCGTTCGGGCGCGCTGATCGAGAAGCGCGAAATCCCGATGTACTACTTCCGCATCACCGACTACGCCGACGAGCTGCTGGAAAGCCTCGACGAGCTGCCGGGCTGGCCTGAGCAGGTCAAGACCATGCAGCGCAACTGGATCGGCAAGTCGCGCGGCATGGAAGTGCAGTTCCCCTACGACCAGGCGAGCATCGGCCACGAAGGCGCCCTGAAGGTCTTCACCACCCGCCCGGACACCCTGATGGGTGCGACCTACGTCGCGGTCGCCGCCGAGCATCCGCTGGCCACCCAGGCTGCCCAGGGCAACCCGGCGCTGCAGGCGTTCATCGACGAATGCAAGAGCGGCAGCGTCGCCGAGGCCGACATGGCCACCCAGGAGAAGAAGGGCATGCCCACTTCCCTGTTCGTGCAGCACCCGCTGACCGGCGAGAAGCTGCCGGTCTGGGTCGCCAACTACGTGTTGATGCACTACGGCGATGGCGCCGTGATGGCAGTCCCGGCCCATGACGAGCGCGACTTCGAGTTCGCCCACAAGTACAACCTGCCGGTCAAGGCAGTGGTACGCACCAGCGCTGGCGACGAGGTCGGCAGCGAGTGGCAGGCCGCCTACGGCGAGCATGGCCAGCTGATCAACTCCGGCGAATTCGACGGCCTGGACTTCCAGGGCGCCTTCGATGCCATCGAAGCCGCCCTGATCCGCAAGGAACTGGGCAAGTCGCGCACCCAGTTCCGCCTGCGCGACTGGGGCATCAGCCGCCAGCGCTACTGGGGTTGCCCGATCCCGATCATCCACTGCCCGTCCTGCGGCGACGTGCCGGTGCCGGAAGACCAGCTGCCGGTCAAATTGCCCGAGGATGTGGTGCCGGACGGCGCCGGCTCGCCCCTGGCGCGCATGCCCGAATTCTACGAATGCACCTGCCCGAAATGCGGCGCTGCGGCCAAGCGTGAAACCGACACCATGGACACCTTCGTCGAGTCGTCCTGGTACTTCGCCCGCTACGCTTCGCCGAACTACGAAGGCGGCATGGTCGACCCGAAGGCGGCCAACCACTGGCTGCCGGTGGACCAGTACATCGGCGGTATCGAGCACGCCATCCTGCACCTGCTGTACGCGCGCTTCTTCCACAAGCTGATGCGCGACGAGGGTCTGGTCACCTCCAACGAGCCGTTCAAGAACCTGCTCACCCAGGGCATGGTCGTCGCCGAGACCTACTACCGCACCGCCAGCAACGGCGGCAAGGACTGGTTCAACCCAGCCGACGTCGAGGTCGAGCGTGACGCCAAGGCCAAGATCATCGGCGCCCGCCTGAAGACCGACGGCCTGCCGGTGGAAATCGGTGGCACCGAGAAGATGTCCAAGTCCAAGAACAACGGCGTCGACCCGCAGGCCATGATCGACGCCTACGGCGCCGACACCTGCCGCCTGTTCATGATGTTCGCCTCGCCGCCCGACATGAGCCTGGAATGGTCCGACTCCGGCGTCGAGGGTGCCAGCCGCTTCCTGCGCCGTGTCTGGCGCCTGGCCCAGTCCCATGTTGCCCAAGGCCTGCCGGGCAAGCTGGATGTCGCTTCGCTGGACGACGCGCAGAAGACCATCCGCCGCGCCATCCATGCCGCGATCAAGCAGGCCAGCACCGACGTGGGCCAGTTCCACAAGTTCAACACCGCCATCGCCCAGGTGATGACCGTGATGAACGTGCTGGAAAAAGCCCCGCAAGCCACCGAACAGGACCGTGCCCTGCTGCAGGAAGGCCTGGAGGCCGTGACCCTGTTGCTGGCCCCGATCACCCCGCACATCAGCCATGCGCTGTGGCAGCACCTGGGCCACGACCAGGCGGTGATCGATGCCACCTGGCCGAGCGTCGACGAAAGCGCCCTGGTGCAGGACAGCATCACCCTGGTGGTCCAGGTCAACGGCAAGCTGCGCGGCCAGGTTGAAATGCCCGCCGGCGCCAGCCGTGAAGAGATCGAAGCCGCCGCTCGCAGCAACGAAAACGTCCTGCGCTTCATCGATGGCCTGACCATCCGCAAGGTCATCGTCGTGCCGGGCAAGCTGGTCAACATCGTCGCCAACTGA
- a CDS encoding YdcF family protein has translation MPLRYFIKQWLLPPGVLFLLLLAAWWLRTRRPRLAAACFALGLGGLWLMSLPLVVEQAARQLETEAPLPPAQWPALAERADAIVVLGAGRERGDPAWGGQDQPTGTALERMRYAAQLAKASGLPLAISGGLHYGTPPSEAQLMADRLQADFGVAVRWKEEASRTTWENAQFSARLLQPQGIRRVVLVTQAWHMTRARWSFERAGFEVVTAPVGFLGGDHAQPFAGLLPDSRAVWRSGQLLNEAVGLVGYRLFY, from the coding sequence ATGCCGCTTCGCTACTTCATCAAACAATGGTTGCTGCCGCCTGGCGTGCTGTTCCTGCTGCTGCTGGCCGCCTGGTGGCTGCGCACGCGACGCCCGCGGCTGGCGGCGGCCTGCTTCGCCCTGGGCCTGGGCGGCCTATGGCTGATGAGCCTGCCGCTGGTGGTGGAGCAGGCTGCCCGGCAACTGGAAACCGAAGCGCCGCTGCCGCCGGCGCAATGGCCGGCCCTGGCCGAGCGTGCCGATGCCATCGTCGTGCTGGGCGCTGGCCGTGAGCGCGGCGACCCGGCTTGGGGCGGGCAGGACCAGCCGACTGGCACGGCCTTGGAGCGCATGCGCTATGCCGCGCAGCTGGCCAAGGCCTCGGGGTTGCCGCTGGCGATCAGTGGCGGGCTGCACTACGGGACGCCGCCGAGCGAGGCGCAATTGATGGCTGACCGATTGCAGGCGGACTTCGGCGTTGCCGTGCGCTGGAAGGAGGAGGCCAGCCGCACCACCTGGGAGAATGCCCAGTTCAGTGCGCGGCTGCTGCAGCCCCAGGGTATTCGCCGGGTGGTGCTGGTGACCCAGGCCTGGCACATGACGCGTGCGCGGTGGAGCTTCGAGCGGGCGGGGTTCGAGGTGGTGACGGCACCGGTGGGGTTCCTCGGTGGCGACCATGCCCAGCCGTTCGCCGGGTTGCTGCCCGATAGCCGGGCGGTTTGGCGCAGTGGGCAGTTGCTCAACGAGGCGGTGGGGTTGGTGGGGTATCGGTTGTTTTATTGA
- the lptE gene encoding LPS assembly lipoprotein LptE: MIKRNLLVMGLAVVLSACGFQLRGTGTTELTIKEMDLRARNAYGETVTELRETLDRNGVNVHAGAPYRLVLTDEKQTQRAATYSGGNRSVEYELTTVLSYSMLGLNDIPLLSDKVEVRKIYVHDGDNITGSDQEANQAREEMRRDLVQAMMVRLQMLTPSHLDELQREAEARAKAEADALEAARRQQDETPQQSPMEVPAN, encoded by the coding sequence ATGATCAAACGCAATCTGCTGGTAATGGGCCTGGCCGTCGTGCTCAGCGCCTGTGGTTTCCAGCTGCGCGGCACCGGCACCACCGAGCTGACCATCAAGGAAATGGACCTGCGCGCACGCAACGCCTACGGCGAGACCGTGACCGAACTGCGCGAGACCCTGGACCGCAACGGCGTCAACGTCCACGCCGGCGCGCCCTATCGCCTGGTGCTGACCGACGAGAAGCAGACCCAGCGCGCGGCCACCTACAGCGGCGGCAACCGCTCGGTCGAATACGAACTCACCACCGTGCTCAGCTACAGCATGCTGGGGCTGAACGACATTCCGCTGCTCAGCGACAAGGTCGAGGTCCGCAAGATCTACGTACATGACGGTGACAACATCACCGGCTCCGATCAGGAAGCCAACCAGGCCCGTGAAGAAATGCGCCGCGACCTGGTCCAGGCCATGATGGTGCGCCTGCAGATGCTGACCCCGTCCCACCTGGACGAACTGCAACGTGAAGCCGAGGCCCGCGCCAAGGCCGAAGCCGACGCCCTGGAGGCGGCCCGTCGCCAGCAGGACGAAACGCCGCAGCAGTCCCCGATGGAAGTACCGGCCAACTGA